The following proteins are co-located in the Conyzicola lurida genome:
- a CDS encoding spermidine/putrescine ABC transporter substrate-binding protein gives MNRALPEDPMIRRLVQQARQSQVSRRALLGTGGAAATALALAACSTPAASKPTAAPDESDTDKTLNWANWAAYIDEADDGSYPTLDRFQEETGIAVTYLVDVDDNNSYYGKVKDQLALGQDIGADTVCLTDWMVARLINFGYTQELDHANIPNISNLIASLQEPDFDAGRKMSLPWQGGFAGICWNKEKLPNGLKSVNDLWDPELKGRVGVLSEMRDTIGLIMLQEGIDISGDFSDADFSKGVDIFREQVESGQIRNVKGNSYLEDLTNEDTLAAIVWSGDITVINAEAGDKWEFVIPEAGGTIWNDNFVVPIGSRRKANAEKLMNYYYEPEVAAEVAAWVNYITPVEGAKEAMEAIDPELAENQLIFPNEETLSTVKLFRTLTSAQEQTYGAEFQSVLLGV, from the coding sequence GTGAACAGAGCACTTCCCGAAGACCCGATGATCCGCCGGCTCGTCCAGCAAGCCCGTCAGTCGCAGGTCTCCCGCCGTGCTCTCCTCGGAACGGGTGGCGCGGCCGCCACGGCCCTCGCCCTCGCCGCCTGCAGCACCCCCGCCGCGTCGAAGCCGACGGCGGCCCCCGACGAATCCGACACCGACAAGACGCTCAACTGGGCGAACTGGGCCGCCTACATCGACGAGGCCGACGACGGCAGCTACCCGACCCTCGACCGCTTCCAGGAGGAGACCGGCATCGCCGTCACCTACCTCGTCGACGTCGACGACAACAACTCGTACTACGGCAAGGTCAAAGACCAACTCGCCCTCGGCCAGGACATCGGCGCCGACACCGTCTGTCTCACCGACTGGATGGTCGCCCGCCTGATCAACTTCGGCTACACGCAGGAACTCGACCACGCCAACATCCCGAACATCTCGAACCTCATCGCCAGCCTGCAGGAGCCCGACTTCGACGCCGGCCGAAAGATGTCGCTGCCGTGGCAGGGCGGGTTCGCCGGCATCTGCTGGAACAAGGAGAAGCTGCCGAACGGCCTGAAGAGCGTCAACGACCTCTGGGACCCGGAACTCAAGGGCCGCGTCGGCGTGCTCTCCGAGATGCGCGACACCATCGGCTTGATCATGCTGCAGGAGGGCATCGACATCTCCGGCGACTTCAGCGACGCGGATTTCTCGAAGGGCGTCGACATCTTCCGCGAGCAGGTCGAGTCGGGCCAGATCCGCAACGTCAAGGGCAACTCGTACCTCGAGGACCTCACCAACGAAGACACCCTTGCCGCGATCGTCTGGTCGGGCGACATCACCGTCATCAACGCCGAGGCCGGCGACAAGTGGGAGTTCGTGATCCCCGAGGCCGGCGGCACGATCTGGAACGACAACTTCGTCGTGCCGATCGGCTCGCGCCGCAAGGCCAACGCCGAGAAGCTCATGAACTACTACTACGAGCCCGAGGTGGCCGCCGAGGTCGCCGCGTGGGTGAACTACATCACCCCCGTCGAGGGTGCGAAGGAAGCGATGGAGGCGATCGACCCCGAACTGGCCGAGAACCAGCTCATCTTCCCGAACGAGGAGACCCTCTCCACCGTCAAGCTGTTCCGCACGCTCACCTCGGCCCAGGAACAGACCTACGGCGCCGAGTTCCAGAGCGTCCTGCTCGGCGTCTGA
- a CDS encoding ABC transporter ATP-binding protein, with product MAQGSFAESGADLELVGITKRFPGFTAIEELNLTIPAGSFFALLGPSGCGKTTTLRLVAGLEEATAGRILIGGKDVTTTKSFQRPVNTVFQSYALFPHMSVLENVAFGLKRRKITDATAKAHEALRLVELDHLAQRKPQQLSGGQQQRVALARAVVNRPALLLLDEPLGALDLKLRRQMQIELKTIQQDVGLTFLHVTHDQEEAMTMADTVAVMNKGQIEQMGAPEELYELPKTAFVANFLGQSNLFTGPVVSSSSESIVVDVAGRSIEIPRERAQRHAGEVTVGVRPEKLMLHTSAPQKAAGTNIIGPGRVTDVSFSGVSTQYQVAVPGLGSIVVFAQNMVFGPVVSLGAEVWLSWTVDHGFGLADDPADSPRFAADTDTQSLAAQKREKLEAELEEA from the coding sequence ATGGCACAGGGTTCATTCGCCGAATCGGGCGCCGACCTCGAACTCGTCGGAATCACCAAGCGGTTCCCCGGGTTCACGGCGATCGAAGAGCTCAACCTCACCATCCCTGCCGGCTCGTTCTTCGCGCTGCTCGGACCCTCGGGCTGCGGCAAGACCACGACCCTCCGGCTCGTCGCGGGACTCGAGGAAGCCACCGCGGGCCGCATCCTGATCGGCGGCAAGGACGTCACGACCACCAAGTCGTTCCAGCGGCCGGTGAACACGGTGTTCCAGAGCTACGCGCTGTTCCCGCACATGAGCGTGCTCGAGAACGTCGCGTTCGGTCTGAAGAGACGCAAGATCACGGATGCCACGGCGAAAGCCCACGAGGCCCTGCGGCTCGTCGAGCTGGACCACCTGGCACAGCGCAAACCCCAGCAGCTCTCCGGCGGACAGCAGCAGCGCGTCGCCCTCGCCCGTGCCGTCGTCAACCGTCCGGCCCTCCTCCTGCTCGACGAGCCGCTGGGTGCCCTCGACCTCAAGCTGCGTCGCCAGATGCAGATCGAGCTGAAGACGATCCAGCAGGATGTCGGGCTCACCTTCCTCCACGTGACACACGACCAGGAAGAGGCCATGACCATGGCCGACACCGTGGCCGTGATGAACAAGGGGCAGATCGAGCAGATGGGCGCCCCCGAAGAGCTGTACGAACTGCCGAAGACCGCGTTCGTCGCCAACTTCCTCGGCCAGTCGAACCTGTTCACCGGACCCGTCGTCTCCTCCAGCAGCGAGTCGATCGTCGTCGACGTCGCCGGCCGGTCGATCGAGATCCCGCGGGAGCGTGCCCAGCGCCACGCGGGAGAGGTCACCGTGGGCGTCCGCCCCGAGAAGCTCATGCTGCACACGTCGGCGCCCCAGAAGGCCGCCGGCACGAACATCATCGGACCGGGCCGCGTCACCGACGTCTCGTTCAGCGGCGTCAGCACGCAGTACCAGGTCGCCGTTCCCGGTCTCGGCTCGATCGTCGTCTTCGCGCAGAACATGGTCTTCGGCCCGGTGGTCTCGCTCGGCGCGGAGGTCTGGCTGAGCTGGACCGTCGACCACGGCTTCGGTCTCGCCGACGACCCGGCCGACTCGCCGCGCTTCGCGGCCGATACCGACACGCAGTCTCTCGCCGCCCAGAAGCGCGAGAAGCTCGAGGCGGAGTTGGAAGAGGCCTAG
- a CDS encoding ABC transporter permease, translating to MAFGAFAGAAAAPAEPAIRKRSKVALLLLLPGILYLALFFLAPLLSLVITSFQAPVEFGDIGQYQTAFKWENYTTVLGTYGPHIVRSFVFAATATVLALLFSFPLAYFIGVKLRRFPLLQALGLTLVIAPFFISFLLRTLAWKQLLSDESWFVSALHGLQLLPPGEHVTGTAFSVIFGLTYNFIPFMTLPIYTSLEKLDLRYVEAGGDLYASPASTFFRVTVPLAAPGIISGSLVTFIPAAGDYINASRDFLGSTDTAMIGNVIEANFLVLQNYPAAAALSLILMVAILIPVSVYVVKSGTDDLL from the coding sequence ATGGCCTTCGGAGCATTCGCCGGCGCCGCCGCCGCGCCGGCCGAACCGGCGATCCGCAAGCGCAGCAAGGTCGCGTTACTGCTGCTGCTTCCCGGCATCCTGTATCTCGCCCTGTTCTTCCTCGCACCGCTGCTCTCGCTCGTCATCACGTCGTTCCAGGCGCCGGTGGAGTTCGGCGACATCGGGCAGTACCAGACGGCGTTCAAATGGGAGAACTACACGACCGTGCTCGGCACCTACGGGCCGCACATCGTCCGCTCGTTCGTCTTCGCGGCGACCGCCACCGTGCTCGCGCTGCTGTTCAGCTTCCCGCTCGCCTACTTCATCGGCGTGAAGCTGCGCCGCTTCCCGTTGCTGCAGGCGCTCGGCCTCACGCTGGTGATCGCGCCGTTCTTCATCAGCTTCCTGCTGCGCACCCTCGCGTGGAAGCAGCTGCTCTCCGACGAGAGCTGGTTCGTCTCCGCGTTGCACGGCCTGCAGCTGCTGCCGCCCGGCGAGCACGTCACCGGCACCGCGTTCTCGGTGATCTTCGGCCTCACCTACAACTTCATCCCGTTTATGACCCTGCCGATCTATACGTCGCTCGAGAAACTCGACCTGCGCTACGTCGAGGCCGGGGGAGACCTGTACGCGAGCCCCGCGTCGACGTTCTTCCGGGTGACGGTGCCGCTCGCGGCGCCGGGCATCATCTCGGGCTCCCTGGTCACCTTCATCCCGGCGGCGGGCGATTACATCAACGCGAGCCGCGACTTCCTCGGCAGCACCGACACGGCGATGATCGGCAACGTGATCGAGGCGAACTTCCTCGTGCTGCAGAACTATCCGGCGGCGGCCGCGCTGTCGCTCATCCTCATGGTGGCGATCCTGATCCCGGTCAGCGTCTACGTCGTGAAAAGCGGAACGGACGACCTGCTGTGA
- a CDS encoding ABC transporter permease subunit: protein MNAFSRWFGRYALWIYSVLAFVFLLVPIAYTIIFSFNDSRRSNIVWRGFTLDNWTQVCQSQGVCEAFGNSLVVGVIATLLATTLGTMIAIALVRFRFPFRNSTTLLLFLPMATPEVVLGAGLAAEFLTAGVQKGIVTVILAHTMFCISFVVVTVRARVASLDPALEEAGRDLYASPAQVFARITFPLLLPGIIAAALLSFALSFDDFIITNFNSGSFVTFPKYVYTAAARGIPAEANVIASAVFIIAIVFVVTSQVSAAAKRKRLAREG, encoded by the coding sequence GTGAACGCCTTCTCCCGCTGGTTCGGCCGCTACGCGCTCTGGATCTACTCGGTCCTCGCCTTCGTGTTCCTGCTCGTGCCCATCGCGTACACGATCATCTTCTCGTTCAACGACTCGCGGCGCTCGAACATCGTCTGGCGCGGGTTCACCCTCGACAACTGGACCCAGGTCTGCCAGTCGCAGGGCGTGTGCGAGGCGTTCGGCAACAGCCTCGTCGTCGGCGTGATCGCGACCCTGCTCGCCACGACCCTCGGCACCATGATCGCGATCGCCCTCGTGCGGTTCCGCTTCCCGTTCCGCAACTCGACCACCCTGCTGCTCTTCCTGCCGATGGCGACGCCCGAGGTCGTGCTCGGCGCGGGACTCGCGGCCGAGTTCCTCACGGCCGGCGTGCAGAAGGGCATCGTTACCGTCATCCTCGCCCACACCATGTTCTGCATCAGTTTCGTGGTGGTCACGGTGCGCGCCCGCGTCGCGAGCCTCGACCCGGCACTCGAGGAGGCGGGACGCGACCTCTACGCCTCGCCAGCCCAGGTCTTCGCGCGCATCACGTTCCCGCTGCTGCTGCCCGGCATCATCGCGGCGGCGCTGCTGAGCTTCGCGCTGAGCTTCGACGACTTCATCATCACGAACTTCAACTCGGGGTCGTTCGTGACGTTCCCCAAGTACGTCTACACGGCGGCGGCGCGCGGCATCCCCGCCGAGGCGAACGTCATCGCGTCGGCGGTGTTCATCATCGCGATCGTGTTCGTGGTGACCTCGCAGGTCAGCGCCGCGGCGAAGCGGAAGCGGCTGGCGCGCGAAGGCTAG
- the gabT gene encoding 4-aminobutyrate--2-oxoglutarate transaminase: protein MTDLLAETTTSAASIVQERRVVTAVPGPKSQALHERRLAVVPAGVGTTLAVYIEKAHGAIVVDVDGNQFIDLGAGIGVTTIGHTNDAVVAAATEQLNNVTHTLFTITPYESYVRVAELLAEHTPGDHAKKTVLVNSGAEAVENGVKIARKHTGRYGVAVLEHAYHGRTNLTMAMNFKASPYSTGFGPFAGDVYRAPSSYPFHDGLSGPDAAKRTISYLEKTVGASDLACLIVEPIQGEGGFMVPADGYLPALQDWCTANGIVFIADEIQSGMARTGKYWASEHFGVVPDMVLSAKGIAGGLPLAGVTGRAEIMDSAQPGGLGGTFGGNPVAAAAAVAVFEQIESNDLLAEGTRIGATLTAGLLELQKTYPVIGDVRGIGAMIAIELVQPGTTDPNPEAVAALSAYAAQNGVLLLTAGTYGNVLRFLPSLAISDELLADALSVIAEGFARL, encoded by the coding sequence ATGACTGACTTGCTCGCAGAAACCACGACCTCCGCCGCTTCGATCGTCCAGGAGCGCCGCGTCGTGACCGCCGTCCCCGGTCCCAAGTCGCAGGCCCTGCACGAGCGTCGGCTCGCAGTGGTCCCGGCCGGTGTCGGAACGACCCTCGCGGTCTACATCGAGAAGGCCCACGGCGCGATCGTCGTCGACGTGGACGGCAACCAGTTCATCGACCTCGGTGCCGGCATCGGCGTGACCACGATCGGCCACACCAACGACGCCGTCGTCGCCGCCGCGACCGAGCAGCTGAACAACGTGACGCACACGCTGTTCACGATCACGCCCTACGAGAGCTACGTGCGCGTCGCCGAGCTGCTCGCAGAGCACACCCCCGGCGACCACGCCAAGAAGACCGTGCTGGTGAACTCTGGCGCGGAGGCCGTCGAGAACGGCGTCAAGATCGCCCGCAAGCACACCGGCCGCTACGGCGTCGCGGTGCTCGAGCACGCGTACCACGGCCGCACCAACCTCACCATGGCCATGAACTTCAAGGCCTCCCCCTACAGCACCGGCTTCGGCCCGTTCGCCGGCGACGTCTACCGCGCGCCGAGCTCCTACCCGTTCCACGACGGCCTGAGCGGCCCCGACGCGGCGAAGCGCACGATCTCCTACCTCGAGAAGACGGTCGGGGCATCCGATCTCGCCTGCCTCATCGTCGAGCCCATCCAGGGCGAGGGCGGCTTTATGGTCCCGGCCGACGGCTACCTCCCCGCGCTCCAGGACTGGTGCACCGCCAACGGCATCGTCTTCATCGCCGACGAGATCCAGAGCGGCATGGCCCGCACCGGCAAGTACTGGGCCAGCGAGCACTTCGGCGTCGTGCCGGACATGGTGCTCTCGGCCAAGGGCATCGCCGGCGGTCTACCCCTCGCGGGCGTCACCGGCCGCGCGGAGATCATGGACTCGGCCCAGCCCGGCGGACTCGGCGGCACCTTCGGCGGCAACCCCGTCGCCGCGGCGGCCGCCGTCGCCGTCTTCGAGCAGATCGAGTCGAACGACCTGCTCGCCGAGGGAACGCGCATCGGCGCGACCCTCACGGCCGGACTCCTCGAGCTGCAGAAGACCTACCCGGTCATCGGCGACGTGCGCGGCATCGGCGCGATGATCGCGATCGAGCTCGTGCAGCCCGGCACCACGGACCCGAACCCCGAGGCGGTCGCCGCCCTCTCCGCGTACGCCGCACAGAACGGTGTCCTGCTGCTCACCGCCGGCACCTACGGCAACGTGCTGCGCTTCCTCCCGAGCCTCGCCATCAGCGACGAGCTGCTCGCGGACGCGCTCTCGGTCATCGCCGAGGGTTTCGCGCGCCTGTGA